A portion of the Pleuronectes platessa chromosome 15, fPlePla1.1, whole genome shotgun sequence genome contains these proteins:
- the kl gene encoding klotho translates to MRALLALLALLAPLGSAKPNAGLKTWSRFSKMSYPGDKAFLYDTFPGDFVWAVGTAAYQVEGAFEKDGKGLSIWDTFTRGGNRKVTGDVGSDSYHNTQADIRAIRQLGVSHYRFSLSWARMFPNGTRGSHNEIGTNYYRTLIRRLKEIRVQPVVTLYHWDLPDHLQQSLGGWSNPEMVGIFKEYADFCFQTFGDDVKIWITIDNPFVVARHGYGTGVVAPGIKSDPDLPFRVGHNLLKAHAAVWHLYDRHYRPRQQGKLSMALASHWIKPSRTRLESLRECQCSLDHVLGWFARPLFTDGDYPPCMRARLGSRLPTFTQEEREQVRGTADFFALSHGAALSFQLINDSLKFGQQEDLDLRMLLYWVNAEYDRPPIFVVQSGWYVSGTTKTEDPKHMYYLKRFIAEALKSIVIDKVNVIGYTAWSLIDGFEWHREYIIRRGLYYVDFNTLDMKREPKTSATFYRNVIQRNGFPELPENRPAQGVFPCDFAWGVSANSIQVETMPSLLADPSVYLWNISSSGPLIKLEGVSAPPLRRAANCADYYTIRQQVDEIQRVGVNHFHFSLNWSALVPTGDVADPNTTLLGYYRCFTRQLLRANVTPVVTLWHHTRQRSSLPAPLDTDNKWLNRKIPEAFADYARLCYRELGAHVKMWITLNEPNDEMVSYQEGHQMLRAHALAWRAYDREFRPTQGGQVSLALHMDWVEPAFSFSREDVEPAKRVMEFRVGWFAEPIFGSGDYPLGMRSWLRQLNSLEFKLPVFNEEDKQLVKGTYDFFAISHFSTELVAHAKEDTYTYTKMLEVQHMIDTTWIMSPRPVVPWGLRKALNWVREHYCDVPVFVMANGVQEDPARFKDSLRVYYQYNYINEALKAYTLDGVNLKGYFAYALSDQRDPGFGLYGQVHEEVIVKESLSNYRNIIQHNGFPIQGAARQQCPSSPQPCPGCHVLVKRPVVGFLTLVGSGVLITLCLIIYYTTKRHKECY, encoded by the exons ATGCGCGCCCTGCTCGCCCTCCTCGCGCTGCTCGCCCCCCTCGGCTCCGCCAAACCCAACGCTGGCCTGAAAACGTGGAGTCGCTTCAGCAAAATGTCTTATCCCGGAGACAAGGCTTTCCTCTACGACACCTTCCCCGGGGACTTCGTCTGGGCGGTGGGCACGGCCGCGTACCAGGTGGAGGGCGCGTTCGAGAAGGACGGCAAGGGGCTCTCCATTTGGGACACTTTTACGCGCGGAGGGAACCGGAAGGTCACCGGGGACGTGGGCAGCGACAGCTACCACAACACACAAGCCGACATCCGAGCCATCCGGCAGCTCGGGGTCAGCCACTACCGCTTCTCCCTGTCCTGGGCCCGGATGTTCCCCAACGGGACGCGCGGGAGCCACAACGAGATCGGCACCAACTACTACCGGACGCTCATCCGGAGGCTGAAGGAGATCCGAGTGCAGCCGGTGGTCACGCTGTACCACTGGGACCTGCCCGACCACCTGCAGCAGAGCCTCGGCGGCTGGAGCAACCCGGAGATGGTGGGCATCTTCAAGGAGTACGCGGACTTCTGCTTCCAGACCTTCGGGGACGACGTGAAGATCTGGATCACCATCGATAACCCGTTCGTGGTGGCGCGTCACGGGTACGGTACTGGAGTGGTCGCCCCCGGGATCAAGAGCGACCCCGACCTGCCGTTCCGGGTGGGACACAACCTGCTGAAG GCTCACGCGGCTGTGTGGCACCTCTACGACCGACACTACCGCCCCCGACAGCAGGGCAAGCTGTCCATGGCTCTGGCCTCTCACTGGATCAAGCCCAGCCGCACCCGCCTGGAGAGCCTGCGTGAGTGCCAGTGCTCCCTGGACCACGTCCTGGGCTGGTTCGCCCGGCCGCTGTTCACAGACGGGGACTACCCCCCCTGCATGAGGGCCAGGCTGGGCTCCCGGCTTCCCACCTTCacgcaggaggagagggagcaggtgAGGGGAACGGCGGACTTCTTCGCCCTCTCCCACGGAGCGGCCCTCAGCTTCCAGCTCATCAACGACAGCCTGAAGTTCGGGCAGCAGGAGGACCTGGACCTGAGGATGCTGCTCTACTGGGTCAACGCCGAGTACGACCGGCCGCCCATCTTCGTGGTGCAGAGCGGCTG GTACGTCTCCGGCACCACAAAGACTGAAGACCCCAAACACATGTACTACCTGAAGAGGTTCATCGCTGAGGCCCTGAAAT CGATCGTGATAGACAAAGTGAATGTGATTGGCTACACCGCCTGGTCTCTGATCGACGGGTTCGAGTGGCACAGGGAATACATCATCCGACGAGGACTCTACTACGTGGACTTCAACACTCTGGACATGAAGAGGGAGCCCAAGACGTCTGCCACCTTCTACAG AAACGTCATCCAGAGAAACGGTTTCCCGGAGcttccagagaacagaccagcGCAGGGAGTGTTCCCGTGTGATTTTGCCTGGGGCGTATCTGCCAACTCCATCCAg GTGGAGACGATGCCCAGCCTGCTAGCTGACCCCAGTGTTTACCTTTGGAACATCTCCAGCAGCGGCCCCCTGATCAAGCTGGAGGGCGTCAGCGCGCCTCCTTTACGGAGAGCGGCCAACTGTGCAGATTACTACACCATCCGACAACAA gtGGATGAGATCCAGCGGGTCGGAGTAAACCACTTCCATTTCTCTCTGAACTGGTCGGCCCTGGTGCCCACGGGCGATGTGGCTGACCCCAACACCACCCTGCTTGGCTACTACCGCTGCTTCACCCGTCAGCTGCTGCGGGCCAACGTCACGCCCGTGGTCACGCTGTGGCACCACACCCGCCAGCGCAGCAGCCTGCCGGCACCACTGGACACCGACAACAAGTGGCTGAACAG GAAGATTCCGGAGGCGTTTGCAGACTACGCCCGACTCTGCTACAGGGAGCTCGGAGCCCACGTGAAGATGTGGATCACCCTGAACGAGCCCAACGACGAGATGGTGAGCTACCAGGAGGGGCACCAGATGCTGCGGGCGCACGCCCTGGCCTGGCGCGCCTACGACCGCGAGTTCAGACCCACGCAGGGAGGACAG GTGTCCCTGGCTCTGCACATGGACTGGGTGGAACCGGCCTTTTCCTTCAGCCGTGAGGACGTGGAACCGGCCAAACGGGTCATGGAGTTCCGAGTCGGCTGGTTCGCGGAGCCGATCTTTGGCAGCGGGGACTATCCTCTGGGGATGAGGAGCTGGCTGCGTCAGCTCAACTCACTGGAGTTCAA GCTGCCGGTCTTCAATGAAGAGGACAAGCAGCTGGTCAAAGGAACGTACGACTTCTTCGCCATCAGTCACTTCAGCACCGAGTTGGTGGCACATGCGAAGGAAGACAC GTACACCTACACGAAAATGCTGGAGGTCCAACACATGATCGACACCACGTGGATCATGTCCCCGAGGCCTGTGGTGCCCTGGGGCCTGAGGAAGGCCCTCAACtgg GTGAGGGAGCACTACTGTGACGTGCCCGTGTTTGTGATGGCTAACGGGGTCCAGGAAGACCCGGCCCGCTTCAAGGACAGCCTGAGAGTCTACTACCAGTACAACTACATCAACGAGGCTCTGAAAG CGTACACTCTGGACGGCGTCAACCTGAAGGGTTACTTTGCGTACGCACTGAGCGACCAGAGGGATCCGGGCTTCGGTCTGTACGGCCAGGTCCACGAGGAGGTCATCGTGAAGGAGTCTCTCTCCAACTACCGCAACATCATCCAGCACAACGGCTTCCCCATCCAGGGGGCCGCCCGGCAGCAGTGTCCCAGCTCCCCCCAGCCCTGCCCGGGCTGCCACGTGCTGGTGAAGAGGCCCGTGGTGGGGTTCTTGACTCTGGTGGGCTCGGGGGTGCTGATCACCCTGTGCCTCATCATTTACTACACAACCAAGAGACACAAAGAGTGCTACTGA
- the rfc3 gene encoding replication factor C subunit 3, producing MSLWVDKYRPTALGKLDFHKEQAAQLRNLVQCGDFPHLLVYGPSGAGKKTRIMCLLRELYGAGVEKLRIEHQTIVAPSKKKIEINTIASNYHLEVNPSDAGNQDRVVIQELIKTVAQSQQIQSSTQREFKVVLLTEVDRLTKDAQHALRRTMEKYMSTCRLILCSTSTSRVIGPIRSRCLAIRVPLPSTEEVCGVLTSVCKKEGLTLPPELAKQISEKSGRNLRKALLMCEACRVQQYPFSVDQEVPVTDWEVYLRETANAIVSQQSPQRLLEVRARLYELLTHCIPPEIIMKGLVTELLSNCDGQLKTEVAHMAAYYEHRLQLGNKAIYHLEAFTAKFMAIYKKFMEDGLDAMMF from the exons ATGAGTCTGTGGGTGGACAAGTACCGACCGACGGCTCTCGGGAAACTGGACTTTCACAAGGAGCAAGCGGCTCAGCTCAGGAACCTG GTTCAATGTGGCGACTTCCCACACTTGCTGGTGTACGGTCCATCGGGGGCGGGGAAGAAGACCCGCATCATGTGTCTGCTGCGGGAGCTGTACGGAGCCGGTGTGGAGAAGCTTCGTATAGAGCACCAGACCATCGTG gcTCCTTCAAAGAAGAAAATTGAGATCAACACAATAGCCAGCAACTATCACTTGGAAGTCAATCCCAG TGATGCAGGAAACCAGGACCGTGTGGTGATTCAGGAGCTGATTAAAACTGTGGCCCAGTCCCAACAGATCCAGTCGAGCACCCAGAGAGAGTTTAAAG TGGTGTTGCTAACGGAAGTGGACCGACTCACGAAGGATGCTCAGCACGCTCTGCGTCGCACTATGGAGAAATACATGTCCACCTGCCGCCTCATCCtctgctccacctccacctccagagtcATTGGGCCGATTCGGAGCCGTTGTCTGGCGATCAGGGTTCCTCTGCCCAGCACGGAGGAG GTCTGTGGTGTTTTGACATCAGTCTGTAAAAAGGAGGGTTTGACCCTCCCACCTGAGCTCGCCAAGCAAATCAGTGAGAAGTCGGGTCGCAACCTCCGCAAAGCTCTCCTGATGTGCGAGGCCTGCAGAGTGCAGCA GTATCCGTTCTCAGTGGACCAGGAGGTCCCAGTGACGGACTGGGAGGTGTACCTCAGAGAAACAGCCAACGCCATCGTCAGCCAGCAGAGCCCTCAGAG GTTGTTGGAGGTCCGAGCCCGACTGTACGAGCTGCTGACTCACTGCATCCCTCCTGAGATCATCATGAAG GGACTGGTGACGGAGCTGCTGAGTAACTGCGATGGTCAGCTGAAGACCGAGGTCGCCCACATGGCGGCTTACTACGAACACAGGCTGCAGCTGGGAAACAAAGCCATCTACCACCTCGAGGCCTTCACTGCCAAGTTCATGGCCATCTACAAGAAGTTCATGGAAGACGGTCTGGACGCCATGATGTTTTGA